The genome window TGATTTAGAATTTCATTTTTTGGATTTAACCAAGCTAAAAGCAGAAGATGCAACGGATTTAGAAAAATGGCTAAGGTTTATTCAAACCGATAACTTTAAAATCCGAGAACAATTAGGAAAGGAGAATGCCGTTATGGAATATGCCAATGGAATTATGAATCAATTTTTCAGCAGCAAGGAGGAACGCCTAAAATATGAAGCCGCCTTTCGCTATGACTGCGATCGGGCTTCGCTGTTTGCCGCTGGGCAGGAAACAGGCAAACTCCAAACCGCCCGCAATATGAAAGCTAAAAACTTCGACTTAGAAACCATTCAGGAAATTACCGGCCTGACGGCTAAGCAGATTGAGGCATTATAAGTGTTTTTGCAAGAATTCGCAGCAGCAATCGAAGCAATGAAATAATCCTATATCGTGGGTGTCAAATATTTTGACACCCACATTTTATATTCTATGCTTTTCTCCCCTTTGCGCTTTAACCAGCCATTCCTGTTTATGCTCAACGCCCACACTCGTAATTTGTCGGCACTTCAACGAATTACGAGCGCTTACCTGAACCGATCCATCGTTTCACCGCCAAATCCAAAACTCCCACTAAAGCCACACAAATAATGGCCCAGGCAAACACGCCGGCCGTGTTTAAATTGGCCTTTTCAATCTGAAAAGCGCTGCCGATGCCATACTGCGGCTGACACAGCACCTCCGCACCAATGCAAACCTTAAAGCCCAGCCCCAATGCCGAGGATATGCCCGCCCAAACATAGGGCCGGGCCGTCGGCAAATAAATCTCAAATAACTGACGAAAAAAACCGACCCGAAAAACCTTGGCCATTTGCAGGAGCTTCCTATCAGTTTCTTCCATTCCCGTTTTCCAGCTCCAATACAGCACCGGAAAGGAAATCAAAAACACAACCAGTACCGGCGCGGCATTGGATTTCAGCCAAATAATCGCCAGTAAAATAATCGCCATAGTCGGAATTGCCTTAATCAACGCGATAAACGGCGAAAAAAGTGCCGCTATGCTCTGATGTAAGCCGGCCGCCGCCCCCAGCAGCATTGCCAGCAGCGCCGTCAGCCCAAAGCCCAGCAAAAAACGCCAGACCGTAGCTGCAATCGTCCGTCCAAACGATGCTCCGCTGACAATCCGAACCAGCTCGCGGTAAGTTGCCGCCGGGCCCGGCACTAAAATCGGCTGGTTTAAGCAACAGGCAATCAGGCTCCAGCTAAAAAGCAAGAGCCCGATTCCAAGCAGGAAAAAAACTTTATCTTTGCCGCCTGCTCCCGGCTTTTCAGCAAAACCCTCCGGCTGGTTCCGGGAAAAATTTTGCCTATTTTTGATAGTAAAAGGCTTCATCCGGCATCTTTCCTCCGATGTTTTCAGCGCCGAAGTTCATCAGTTCCGTATAGTATTTTTCCAGCGCCACTTTAGCCTCAGCTGCATCCTTATACATCAAATTACAATTCGGGATCGCCTTAGCCACCACCGGCGCTTTCAGGTTATCGCTTAACTCTTCCATGTAAGCGCCCACTGCCTGCGGATCCGTATTCGCAAATTCTATGCTTTCGGCAAGTTTGGCTAAAAATTCCTTGACTAATTCCGGGTAGTTCTCAGCCACCTCTTTTTTGACCAACACCGCTGTCTGCGGATAGCTGTCCTCGCTTCCGGTCGCTTTTTTCCATTCGGCCTGAATATCAAAGACCACCTTGGTTTCCGGCTTCTTGGTCAATACCTGCGTCAGCATCGGCTCCGGTAAGAGGGCAATCCCAGCCTTGCCCGATAAGAATAGCGGCGCCAGCTCCGTCGCGCCGGCCACATATTCAAAGGTAACGTCCGTATCCGGGGTTAAGCCGTTTTTCGTCAGCAAATAACGCAGGGTTAAATCCGGCGTCAAGCCCCGGCCGATTAGCGTTATCGTCTTGCCTTTCAAATCCGCCCAGTCCTTGACCGAGTCATCGGCCGCCGCCAAATAAAGCACGCCCCAAACCGTCGAGCCGGCATACTGATAGGCTGCGCCCTTATTATAGACTTTAATTGCCAAATTAGACGGCACCACCGCAAAATCCGCCTCGCCCGAAATTAACTTGGGCGCTAAGGTATCGGTTGCCACAACGCTATCATACGCCATCTTCGCTCCGTTTACTTCCGGACTTTCCTTGATCATCTTAGCTAAACCAATGGTCGGTACACCAGCCGGCATCACTACCTGAAACGTCCGGTCGCCGTAATTCTCAGCTGTATTTTCCGCCGGTTTTGTTTCGTCCGTCTTCGTGTCTTTTTGTTCCTCTACCGGCTTCGTTTCGTCCTTCTTTTCTTCGGGCTTTGTTTCGTCCTTCTTCTCCGCAGCCGGTGTCTGCTGATTGGCATATGCCGAATCAGTTGGCGTAGTTTTAGACGTACCGCAGGCAGTCATTAAAACCATTAAAACCAAACCTAAACTCATCATTTTTAAAAACTTTGTTTTCATAGAATCCCCTTCTTTCGTTGCGTAAACTTTGCCTCGGCCGCGGATGCAAGCCTTATCAGCCGTTTTTTCCCCCGCGGCGCGGACAAAACTCTTATTCCAGTATAAACTCCGCTTCTATCTCCTTTTTTAGCCCCTTATATTCCTCTAATAAGCGTTCCGACGGATCTTGCGAAACCGTAAACTCCTTTTTAACCCTGGCCGGTGCAGCTGATAAAACCAGTATCCGATGCCCCAGCAGAATCGCTTCCTCTAAATTGTGGGTCACAAAAAAAATGGTATTCCTTCTCACCTCCCATAATCCAATCAATTCCTTAATCAGACGCAATCTAAGTTCCATATCCAGCGACTGAAACGGCTCGTCCATCAGCAGCAAATCGCCCCCGGCATAAAATGCCCGGGCAATCGCCGCCCGCTGACGCATACCGCCACTTAACTGCGCCGGATAATAGTTCACAAAATCAATTAAGCCCAGTTTTTCAAGAATCGCCTTGGCTTTCTGGGCGTCCGGTTTGCCGCCCGGAAACATCACATTTTCCAAGACATTTTTCCAGGGCAAAAGCCGATCTTCCTGAAAAACATAGGACAACTTGCCGAAAACCCGACAACTTCCCGCCGATGGCGCACTTAAACCCGCCATAATATTGAGCAGTGTTGTCTTTCCCGCTCCCGACGGACCGAGCAAACAGACAATCTCGCCCTTTTTCAGGGTAAAATCAAGACCGGCTAAGACTTTTAAACCCTGATATTCTTTTTCCAGTTTATTTATTTCCACAATTATACCGCTCATTGTTCGACCTTCTTACTAAAATAAATCACTATGAGAGCCTGTCCGAGTTAAATATAAAAGCAACTCATCTTCATTTATTTCATAAATCAACAGCCAATCTGGAGTTATATGACATTCCCGGCAACCTGTATACCTACCCGATAAACCATGGTCACGATATTTCTCAGGCAAAGGCTTCTGATTAGCTAAAAGCCTAATTACTATTTCCAATAAATTGACATCATATCCTCGTTTTACGATCCGCTTATAATCTTTCTTAAAACTAGCTTGATACTTAATCTTCAGCATTTAAATCTTCCATCAATTCTTCTACCGTAGAAAAAGCCTGACTCATACCAATTCCGGCTCTTGCGTTTTTGATTGCTTCTCTCGTTTCTAGATTCGGTATTTCCCCCCCGATTTCAAAGGGTATCCTGTATTCACGCACAACTTTTCTAGCATAGATATTAAAAGCGGTTGACATCGTCATCCCCATATCTTCACAAAATAGCTCAAACTGCTGTTTTAAATCGCTGTCCATGCTAATATTGATATTCGTATTTGCCATAATATACATCCTTTCCTTCCTTTATTGCACCAGCAACAAATAATACACCAAAAAATTATATTGATACAAATATTTCGCCGCCACCGACTGCCGGATCAGTATCAAAATCTCCAAATGCTGGCCGGTGCTGAACCAGTAATTCAAAAACAGCATCCCCAGCCACATCAGCAGTACGCTGAAAATCCCCCCTAATACCGCTCCGACCGCCTTATTCAGCTGCCGGATAATCGGGAGTCTGGCCACGCCGGAAAGCAGCCGGCTAATCAGAGCAAATAAAATCAAAATCAGCACAAAGCCGATAAAAAACGATAAAATCTGCATAGCAATTCCTGCCAGGTTCTGTCCGATCTGCATTCGGGCATTCTCCAGTACCCCGGTCCTGCCTAATTTCTTGCCCAAAAGTGCCAATATCTGCGGACTGATTTCCGGGCCGGCCGGTGCCGCCGACGGATCGGTCAGTTTTTCCGCCACCGCTGCCAAATCAACATTGCGTAAAATCAGCTTCAGCAAAGTGTCATACAGGGAGGTATATCGATTCAGTAAGGGCAGCAATATAGGCTGAACAAAGAAGGCCGCTACTACCGCCGCAAAAGAAGATAAAAGCGAAAGCACCATCCGAATCGCTCCCAGCGCCGCTCCCAATCCAATCCCCAAAAGCAGCACCGCTATTACCACCAAATCTGCCATATTTATCATTATTTATTCCCTCTCTTACATAAAAATTAAACTGCCGTCGGAATGATACCGCAGCTGTTTTCAACATCCGCCGTTCCGCCGGCTTTAGTCCAACTCCGTTTTTTCCCAAACGGTATAACTCATTGGCTGAATCAGCAAATAGCGGTCAGACGCGACTTCATAAAAAGCATCCAGCCGCTCATGAAAGGGATACTGCCAAATCATCCGGCTGCCCCGATACTTGGTAATTTTTTCCTGATCGGCCACAAAATACTCATCCGCCTGAGCGCTGATTAAATTGGGCTCCTGGGCAAAGAACAGTTCCTGAATCAGCTCACCGCCCATGCGATACACCTTTAGCCGGTAACGGCGCTCACCGATTTCCTTGGTATCAGTATAGAGCAATGTTTCGTTTTTGGTATAATACACCGCCAAGAGGTCGCCGTCCACATCAAGCTTTAAAGGCGCAGAGTAAAGCTCTTTGCTGCCCGACATCGGATACAGATAAGCCGAACGATTGCCGATCACCCACAGCATTTTCTGACCGAAATAATGCAGCTCCGGCATCAATTCCCCCTCATAGGCATCCGCCCGAAGGATAAATTCATCCAAATCCTCATGATAATCAGCAAAGCCAAACATGGTGATTTGAGAGTGAATACCGCCATTTAAAGCGTCCACATAGGAAGTCGTCAGATTGAGGCCATCGCCGGATAATGCCGCCGCAACCGGATAACCGTCCTGCCTTAAAACCGAACCCCGCTCAATCAGCGGCACGCCTTCCCGGCTGTAAACCTTAATCTTGTTTTCCAAATCCGCTTCCAGAACCAAAACCAACTGTCCGCCTTCACTCAGCCAGGCACTGACAATCGGAAAGTTTTCCCGGATACCGGCCAAAAAACCATTCTTATCAAACAACAAAGCATCATGCCCCAAAATATCGGCTACCACCAGATAATCGCCCGCCTGCTTCAGCAGAGGAGCCAGCATTTGAAAAGGCTTCGTCCACTGGCTGCTGCCGTCCAAGTTTCTTTTTTCCAAGCCCTCCCGACTGCAGAAATACAGCGCGTCCTCATAGGGCAAAATTTGCAAATACTGTCCCTGAATCAATTCCTGCCGAAGCTCCGGTGCAAACTCAATCTTTCCGCCGTTAAACAAATAATAATGCGGCCGGATATAAAAAATATAAGCGGCCAAAAGCAACAGCGCAATTCCCGCCGCTGCTGCCGTCAATACTCTCTTCACTGTTTTCTCCGTTCTTAGTGTTCATCTTCCTTTAAGATACTCTGGTACAAGGCCAAATATTCTTTGGCACTGCCATCCCAGGAAAATCGGGTTGCCATGCCCCGCTGCATAATCTCATTCCATACTTTCGGCTCCTTAAAGCAGCCAATCGCCCGCCGGATCGCCTCAATAAAATCATTGGAAAAATAATTGGAAAAACGAAAGCCGGTGGCTCGTTCCGGATCATCCTCATAGCCGATAATGGTATCGCTGAGGCCGCCGGTATTACGGACAATCGGCACCGCACCGTAGCGCAGGCTATACATCTGCGACAGACCGCAGGGCTCAAACAGCGACGGCATTAAAAACATATCAACCGAACCATAAATCTGCCGGGCAACCGCCGGATTAAACTCGGTAATCACTACAATCTGGCCGGGATATTGATTGGCCATGTCCTTTAAAGCCGCTTCATAATAGGTTTCGCCCGAACCCAAAATCACAAACTGAACGCCTTCTCTGGCCAGTTTCTTCATGGCCGCCAAAATCAGGTCGATTCCCTTTTGCTCGGCGAGCCTTGTGACCACGCCCAGCATCGGCTCAGCCGACGGCGCCAGACCAATCTGCTCGCGAAAAGCTTTCTGCTGTTTACTTCTTTCTTTTTTATAATTCTTGGCATCAAACTGAAATGCCAGCGCTTCATCATTGGCCGGGTCATACTTATCATAATAAATCCCGTTGATGATACCGTAAATCTTATGCGAATATTTACGCAGCAGCCCATCCAGTCCATAGCCGAACTCCGGTGTCTGAATTTCCTTGGCATAGGTTTGACTGACCGTCGTAATGGCATTGGAATAAACGATTCCCGCTTTCATAAAGCAAACCTTGCCGTAATACTCAACCGCTTCACTGTTAAAATATTTTGGCGACAGATTCAGTTTCTCCAGCACATCCCGCTCAAATACACCCTGATACTGCAAATTGTGAATGGTAAACACCATTTTAATATCCCGATAAAAATCCAGCGTCGCGTAGTCCTGCTTCAAAAAAATGCCAATCAGTGCCGTCTGCCAGTCATTGGCATGAATAACGTCCGGCTTTAACCCGATTGAAATCAGCATTTCCACTACCGCCTTGCTGAAAAAGCCAAAGCGAACGCTGTCATCCTCATAGCCGTACAGCTTTTCCCTTTCAAAAAAAGGGGCATTGCCGATAAAATACGTTTTGATTCCATCCAACTCATGCTGGTACACCGCAGCTACCATCGGCCGGTTGGTAATCTCAACGATAAACTCATGGAGCTTTGTCAGCTGATATTTTTCCTCAATTCCCCGGTATTTGGGCATGACCCTGACCATATTGACATTTTGCTTTCGAAATGCCACCGGCAGAGCCTCAGCGACATCAGCCAACCCACCCGAAGCTTTATACGGTCCGCTTTCTGAGGTAACAAACAAAATAGTTTTCTCTGCTTTTTGCGCCATGATATTCTCCTTCCTGATAGTTTGTTACAGTCCGGCAAGCTGTATTTCTGTTTGATACCGCTCGGAAAAACTCGCTTTCACAGACAGTATCATGTATAAATACCTATTTGCTTAACATCATATTCGGCGAAATTCATTTCAAGGAATTACAAATGTCTTGCCTGAACTGTAATCATATTATAGTATCATTTACTCAACTTTCCATCCGCTTTTCCGCTGCCAGCATCAGCAGCCGCTCCCTGGTATTTGCCGCCGGGTCACGCAGCACAATCTGTAAAAGCCGGTCTAAACACTCGCCCACCTGCCTGCCCTCACCGATGCCCAAAGCCATAATATCCCGGCCGTCCACTGCCAAATCCGCAATCCGCACCGGCTGACGCTGCGCCCTGGCCAAATATGCCTCCGTTTCGGCCGGAGAAAACCGGCCCTCAACTGCGGCCAATTGCAGCAGAATCGTAAAAACCTCTTCTCCCAGCCGAGAAAGCTGACAACGAAAAAAATAATCCTCTAAGTAAATTTCCAAATCCCGATTGGCAGCCACAGCTGTCACGATGTCCGTTGTCCGGTTATCAAAGGTCAAACGGCGTAAAATCCGTTTTACGTCCTGAGCCGGCAGTTTTTTTTCACCGCCGCAGAATAAATAAGCCAGCCGGGCCATTCCCTCCGGCATCAGTGCTTTCAGCCGATTATAGAAAACAGCGTTTTCCTCGGCCGGTAGTTCCGGCTCGGGGATAAAATAAGCCGCCAAGCCGTAGCGGACAAAATAAGACAAATATTCAGGATGATTGCTGGCTAAGGTTTTAACAAACTCCACCCGAATCCTTTCCTGACTGACTGCCCGAAGCAGTTCCTTTTTCTGCCGAATCGCCTCCGCTGTAGCCGCTTCAATCTTAAAGTTCAGTGCCGCCGCAAAACGAACCGCCCGGAGCATCCGGAGCGCATCTTCCTCAAATCGCTCTTCCGCCCGACCGACACAGCGAATCAGACCCTTTTTTAAATCATCCTGACCACCAAAATAGTCAATCACTCCCCGCTGCGGTGAATAGGCCATGGCGTTAACCGTAAAATCCCGCCGGGCCACATCCTCTTTTAACGATTCGCTAAAACTAACCGCTTTGGGGTGGCGATGGTCTTCGTATTGACCGTCAACCCGAAAAGTTGTAACCTCAACGGCCTCCCGCCGGTGCAGCACCGTAACAGTGCCATGCTTAATGCCGGTATCAACCGTTCGCGGAAAAAGCTGCTTAACCCGCAGCGGCCGTGCTGAGGTGGTAATATCCCAATCTTTCGGCACCTGCCCCATGATGCTGTCCCGGACGCAGCCGCCGACAATATAAGCCTGCTCACCGCTGGCCTGCAAAATCTCCAGCACCTCGGCTACCACAGGCGGTATCTCAATCCTATTCAAAACTTTCGCCTTTCTGTTCTATTAATTCTCTGGCCACAAACAGTCCGCTGGCCGCCGCCTGGGAAAGCGAATGTGTCACGCCCGAGGTATCACCCAAAACATAAAGCCCCTTGACGCTGGTTTCCAAATGCTCATCCACCGCCACCCGGCAGTTGTAAAACTTGACTTCCACTCCGTAAAGCAAGGTGTCCTCATTGGCCGTACCGGGAGCAATCTTATCCAGCGCATAAATCATGTCAATAATTCCGTCCAGCTGCCTTTTGGGAATAACTAAGCTCAAATCGCCGGGCGTAGCATCCAAAGTCGGCCGGGTAAAACATTGGCGCATCCGGTGCTCATTGCTCCGCCGACCCCGCTCTAAATCGCCAAACCGCTGAACCAGCACCCCGCCGCCCAGCATATTACTGAGCCGAGCAATGGACGCGCCGTATTCATTACTGTCTTTAAAGGGCTTGGTAAAATGATTTGACACCAGCAGCGCAAAATTGGTATTTTCCGTATGTCTGGCCGAATCGGCATAGCTATGACCGTTGACCGTCAAAATATCGCCGTAATTTTCCGTTACTACTTCTCCATACGGATTCATACAAAAAGTTCTGACCTGATCATTATATTTAGAGGTTTTATAAACAATTTTGCTTTCATAAACCTCGTCGGTAATATCCTTAAAAATCAAGGCCGGCAGTTCTACCCGCACACCGATGTCAACCCGATTGTTTTCCGTCTGAATACCAAAGCTTTCACACAAGCGATTGACCCAGCGGGAACCGACCCGGCCGGTAGCCACAATCACTTTGGCCGCTGTAAAACTTTCCCGTTCCGTCACCACTTCAAAAAAACCGTCTTTTTTCTTTACATCCAGCGCCGGCGTTTCAAAACGAATCTCAATCCGGTCCCGAATTGCCCGGTACATATTACCGGCAATGACCAGATTACGGTCCGTCCCCAAATGCCGCACCTGTGCATCCAGCAAATGCAAATCATGCCGCAGGGCTCTGGCCTTTAAATCGCCGGTCGAAGTAGAATAGAGCTTGGCATCTGCTCCACCCATCCGCATATTGATCGCGTCAACCTCCCACATCAGCTCCATTGCTTTGCCGACGCCGATATAGCTGTGCAGATCACCGCCAAAACTGGTAGTGATGTTATATTTGCCGTCGGAAAAACCGCCCGCGCCAAAAAAGCCTTCCATTACATTATAGCGGCTGCCCAAGGTTTTATCTCCCTTGGCTCTGCTTTCTCCGGCAGCAATCCGGTCAGCCAAAGAAAGCCCTTTTTCAATCATTAAAACCTTAAGCGGCTTTTCTGCCCGGGCCAATTCGTAAGCCGCAAACACTCCTGCCGCCCCCGCACCGATAATAATAACATCATACATTCCCATCCTCCCATTTGGCCGATCGTCATAAGGGTATCAAGTACTGGCTGCCTCGCTCAGGCTGATGGTTCCTTCTCTATGCAGTATAACTAAAAATCCGGGCCTTGTCAACTTACTCGGTAATCACCAGCGCCTGCCGGCCAAACGCTGCATATCCGGCTTCAAAGCTTGCCCTTGGGCTTTTTTCCACCCGACCGGTCAAAGGATCGGCATAATAAATAAAAGCGCCGTCAAAGCCAACCACCACCACGCTGTGTTCCCGGTAGGTAATTTCCATATAGCCGTTTTCCGTCTGCCATGAAATTTTAAGCGCATCCGGCACCGCCGCCATATTCGAACTGATGATCTGCACCGGCTGACCGTGACTGACAAAGGTCAAAATCTGCGTCAGCGAAGCACCGGTAATATTTTGGGCCCGGCTGCCCAAATAGCGGCGGGCCAGTACCGAAATCGGTTCAATATAAACCCCCAGTCCAGCCGCCTTAGCGTCATGGATCGAACCGGCAAACGCCTCCTTCATATCCACCTGATAGGCCGACGCCGGCTGAAAAGAACGACCGTACTCCAGGAGTTCATCCGCCAGCGCAAAGCGGTCCGGCAGTGCCGGGTCATAATAGCCCAGCAGCATAGACAGCGCCGTGACTTCACAGCCCCGGGGAAGCTCCGGCAGCTGACAAACCGTTGAAAAACCGCTAATCCGCGCACTTTCGGTCAGCCAGTCGCTGTCATATAATTTTTTCGATTTTTTTGCCTCGTTTTGATAATAAATCTGATAAGCCGGCATCGTCTGCGCTTGGAGCAATGCCGCCCGTAAATCTTCGGCAAAAATCCTGTCCGCACCAGCCTGAGCAAAGTATCCGCTGCCCGCAAAAACATCGCGCCAATCCAGCACCGCAATCTTGCCCTTGCCCGTTTCCGCTTTTTGAACCGTACCGCTGACCAGACGCAGCGGCCAGCCGTAAAAATCATCAGCCTTGCCCGGCAGCTGCTCGGTCGCCGGCGGCACTGCCTTGTCCTTTGTTTTGGATGCCAAAGCACTGAAATCAAAGCTTTGGCCGGCAGTTTGCAGATAGTCCACCCGCACCTCGCCCGGCCGCGCCGCACTGCTCGTTCTTTTTTGCAGCACCGGCAAAACACCGCTGTCGGCACCGGTAAACTCAGGCACACCGAAGTAGCTCCCCGCCGGCGCCTGCAAACCGGCCAACTCCTGCCCCTCCGGCGAATAGAGTATCACCCGGCGGAGCGGATAAACGACCCGGCGGTCAAGATATTCCAAACTGTCCGTCACATTGTATTCGCCGATATAAATTCCTTTTTGCCCGACTGCCAACAGTTTCAGGTTTTTATCTTCCTGATAAATCGTATAAATTTCCGGCTGCCGCAAGCTCGTCCACAGTACCGCCTGATTTTTTTTGTCCTCCTGCGCCTGCCAGCAGACCAAAGCCTGCTCCCGGTCAAAACGGCTGTGCAGCGGAATTTGCCGTTTACTGAATGTATGCTCCGGCAGGTTCAAAATAAAATATCCGCCCGGCCGCAGCCAATAAGCCTCCGCTCCGGCCTCATCCGTAAAAATCTGACTATCGGCATAGACTGCCAGCTCCGCATCCGGTATTTCGGCAAAGGCAATGGTTTGCAGCGTCCGGCCGTTCCATTCAAAAAACGCAATTCCTCTGCGGTTGCCTAAAGCCGGCACATCTCCGGCAAAGGTGCCATAACCCAAAAAATAATATTTTTGATCCTGCCAGCCGATATGCCTGAACCGGAGCGGACTGAACTCATCCGTCAAATAATCATCGTTAATGGCGTCCCGCCGGTACAGGGTATAAAGTGCCTGCCCATCGCCGGCATATACCTCACCGTCCTCAATCTGAACAAAGCGGCCGCCGGACGTGTGCCATTCTCCGCCGGCCGAAAGCACCAGGCTTTTTCTGACTTTATCATAAAAGCCTCGCTTGCGGCTATGCAGTTTTTCTTCCAGCCAAGTATTGCCATCGCTGTCGGCAGTAAAGCTGTAAAAATGATCCAAATACTCAAGCCCTTCCTGCCCGCGAATGGCTGCCGTTACCTTAGCCTGACCCCGAATCCAGCCGTCAACCGCCGCTTCTTCTACTTTCAGCGCCACTTCTCCCATCAAAGTTTCCGGCTCCGGCCGCTGCCTGACCTGGGCGGCAATATCGGCTGCTATCCGGCCATACTCCGTCTTTTCCTGATAAAAAAACGGCAAATCATAAAAAAAGTCCGTCATTTCCTTGGTCAAAATCAAGCGCAGAACATACAATTCACCGGGCTTTAACGCTTCCGGCTGAAAATGCAGAGCAAAATCATTCCGCTGCCAAATAAGGCTCCCGTCACCGGCCCGATACAGTTCCATCCGCCACAAATGCTCCTGCCAGTCACCCCTTGCCCAAAAACGAAAGCCGGCCGCATCGCACAGCGCTTCCGCCTTTTGATAAGTCGCCGGCTCAATGCGTGTAGAGGTTCCGGCTATGGGCTGAAACGCAAACTCATTTTCCAGCAGCCCCACATAGGGCAGCTGAACCGATTTCGTCTCTAAATATCCGGTACTGACGGTTTCATCCTTGGCCAAGCGCTTCTCCGCTTTGTTCTCCCGGCTGCAGCCGGTCACAAAAAAAAGACAAAAAAAGCAAAAAAGACCCCATAACACCCGAATCCTTTTGCTTTTTCTCATTTTTTTCCTCCCATTAACCCCGCCTGCTTTATGCTCTCTGCGCCATATACAAATGATAATAATCGCCCTTTTTGTCTAACAGCTCTTGATGTGAGCCCATTTCCGCAATCCGCCGATTCTTAATAAAAAAGATTCGGCTGGCCTGCTTGATGGTTGACAGCCGATGCGCCACAATAAAGGATGTCCGGTCTTTTAAAAGACTGGCAATGCCCTGCTGAATCAAGCGCTCGGTATGCGTATCAATGCTGGCCGTAGCCTCGTCCAAAATCAGCACGGCGGGCCTTGCAATCATCGTGCGGGCAAAAGCAATCAGCTGCTTTTGTCCAGCCGAGAGCTTGGAACCCTTATCGTTAATCATGGTTTCATAGCCCTTTTCCAGACTCATCACAAAGTCATGGAGTTGAACGGCTTTGGCTGCTTCTTCAATTTCCGCCTGACTGGCATCTAATTTCCCGTAACGGATATTATCGGCAATCGTGCCGGTAAACAGCACCGTATCCTGCGTCATAATGCCCATCTGCGAGCGCAGACTGGAGAGCGACACCGGCCGGATATCCTGACCGTCAATTCGAATACAGCCGCTCTTAATTTCATAAAACCGGGCCAGAGCATTGATAATTGTGGTCTTGCCCTCGCCGGTCGGCCCGACCAGCGC of Lachnospiraceae bacterium oral taxon 500 contains these proteins:
- a CDS encoding FAD-dependent oxidoreductase; translated protein: MGMYDVIIIGAGAAGVFAAYELARAEKPLKVLMIEKGLSLADRIAAGESRAKGDKTLGSRYNVMEGFFGAGGFSDGKYNITTSFGGDLHSYIGVGKAMELMWEVDAINMRMGGADAKLYSTSTGDLKARALRHDLHLLDAQVRHLGTDRNLVIAGNMYRAIRDRIEIRFETPALDVKKKDGFFEVVTERESFTAAKVIVATGRVGSRWVNRLCESFGIQTENNRVDIGVRVELPALIFKDITDEVYESKIVYKTSKYNDQVRTFCMNPYGEVVTENYGDILTVNGHSYADSARHTENTNFALLVSNHFTKPFKDSNEYGASIARLSNMLGGGVLVQRFGDLERGRRSNEHRMRQCFTRPTLDATPGDLSLVIPKRQLDGIIDMIYALDKIAPGTANEDTLLYGVEVKFYNCRVAVDEHLETSVKGLYVLGDTSGVTHSLSQAAASGLFVARELIEQKGESFE